A single genomic interval of Streptomyces sp. 1222.5 harbors:
- a CDS encoding lytic transglycosylase domain-containing protein: MAAHFGSRLRKGAATTAVAAAAVAALSASQAPGATGEDHGRQTAAGAATAAPDLTTDSSGDATGSSPYYTDLPPLNSPEPSPSSSIGTPVTRGGSEAGIPATVLDAYKRAEAELRASKPGCNLPWQLLAAIGKVESGQARGGRVDANGTTLGRILGPQLDGNGFALIPDTDHGAYDGNSRYDQAVGPMQFIPSTWAWAGRDGNDDGKADPNNIYDAALAAGHYLCRNDWDMSATAGLHSAILSYNNSQDYLNLVLNWVEYYRKGTHTVPDGTGPVPEHRSDDSTPHHGTSPKKPSDPPSGKPPHRKPDDKPQKPGGGESPKPPAPPKPPVPPTPPQTPTDTVDHLEDAGTAKLTATAGDAFAERIGTRAETKAGKTVGKVRVRFTITGDTDATFTGGERVATVATDAKGTAHAPALQAGEKTGAFKVTATVVGRSVKGVDYTATVTERTADTLARTGDTPLTCTPGGEFADQVQLKATYKGAVADKVAATATLIKSDTDATENDKGPYFKDADGKPVRTLTDLRTDGKGLLTLPKLYADDTTGTFLLRVTTTGGATLTVELKVEPAADSSGDPGTTPGTTPSPSASG, translated from the coding sequence ATGGCGGCGCATTTCGGCAGTCGGCTGCGCAAGGGGGCGGCGACCACCGCCGTGGCCGCGGCGGCGGTCGCGGCTCTGTCCGCGTCCCAGGCTCCGGGAGCGACCGGCGAGGACCACGGCAGACAGACCGCGGCCGGCGCCGCCACCGCCGCACCCGACCTGACCACCGACTCCAGCGGTGACGCCACCGGCAGCTCGCCCTACTACACGGACCTGCCGCCGCTGAACAGCCCCGAGCCCAGCCCCTCGTCGAGCATCGGCACCCCGGTCACCAGGGGCGGCTCCGAGGCCGGCATCCCGGCGACCGTCCTCGACGCCTACAAGCGGGCCGAGGCCGAACTGCGCGCCTCCAAGCCCGGCTGCAACCTGCCCTGGCAGCTGCTCGCCGCGATCGGCAAGGTCGAGTCGGGTCAGGCCCGCGGCGGCCGGGTCGACGCGAACGGCACCACACTGGGCCGGATCCTCGGCCCCCAGCTCGACGGCAACGGCTTCGCCCTCATCCCGGACACCGACCACGGCGCGTACGACGGCAACAGCCGGTACGACCAGGCCGTCGGCCCCATGCAGTTCATCCCGTCCACCTGGGCCTGGGCCGGCCGCGACGGCAACGACGACGGCAAGGCGGACCCCAACAACATCTACGACGCCGCCCTCGCCGCCGGGCACTACCTGTGCCGCAACGACTGGGACATGTCGGCCACGGCCGGCCTGCACAGCGCGATCCTCAGTTACAACAACTCGCAGGACTACCTGAACCTCGTCCTGAACTGGGTGGAGTACTACCGCAAGGGCACCCACACCGTGCCCGACGGGACCGGCCCGGTGCCGGAGCACCGCAGCGACGACAGCACCCCGCACCACGGCACGTCCCCGAAGAAGCCCTCGGACCCGCCGTCCGGCAAGCCGCCGCACCGGAAGCCCGACGACAAGCCGCAGAAGCCCGGCGGCGGCGAGAGCCCGAAGCCGCCCGCCCCGCCGAAGCCGCCCGTGCCGCCGACGCCCCCGCAGACGCCCACCGACACGGTGGACCACCTGGAGGACGCGGGCACGGCCAAGCTCACCGCGACGGCCGGAGACGCCTTCGCCGAGCGCATCGGCACCCGCGCCGAGACCAAGGCCGGCAAGACCGTCGGCAAGGTCAGGGTCCGGTTCACCATCACGGGGGACACCGACGCCACCTTCACCGGCGGCGAGCGGGTCGCCACCGTCGCCACGGACGCCAAGGGCACCGCGCACGCCCCGGCGCTCCAGGCCGGCGAGAAGACCGGCGCCTTCAAGGTCACCGCGACCGTCGTGGGCCGCTCGGTCAAGGGCGTCGACTACACCGCCACCGTCACCGAGCGCACCGCCGACACCCTCGCCCGCACCGGCGACACCCCGCTCACCTGCACCCCGGGCGGCGAGTTCGCCGACCAGGTCCAGCTGAAGGCGACGTACAAGGGTGCCGTCGCGGACAAGGTCGCGGCCACCGCCACCCTGATCAAGTCCGACACCGACGCCACCGAGAACGACAAGGGCCCGTACTTCAAGGACGCCGACGGCAAGCCGGTACGCACCCTCACCGACCTCCGGACGGACGGCAAGGGCCTGCTCACCCTGCCGAAGCTGTACGCGGACGACACCACCGGCACCTTCCTGCTCCGCGTCACCACCACGGGCGGTGCGACGCTCACCGTGGAGCTGAAGGTCGAGCCGGCCGCGGACTCCTCCGGCGACCCGGGCACGACCCCGGGCACCACCCCTAGCCCGTCCGCCTCCGGCTGA
- a CDS encoding PAC2 family protein gives MLDPQGLYAWEPKGVAVVDMALAQESAGLVMLYHFDGYIDAGETGDQIVDRLLDSMPHQVVARFDHDRLVDYRARRPLLTFKRDRWEDYEVPAIEVRLVQDTTGAPFLLLSGPEPDVEWERFAAAVQQIVERLGVRLSVNFHGIPMGVPHTRPVGLTPHGNRTDLVPGHRSPFDEAQVPGSAESLIEYRLMEAGHDVLGVAAHVPHYIARSPYPDAALTVLEAITAATGLVLPGVAHSLRTEAHRTQTEIDRQVQEGDEELTALVQGLEHQYDAAAGAETRGNMLAEPADIPSADEIGREFERFLAEREGEG, from the coding sequence GTGCTTGATCCGCAGGGTTTGTACGCATGGGAGCCGAAGGGCGTCGCCGTCGTCGACATGGCGCTCGCCCAGGAGTCGGCCGGTCTTGTCATGCTCTACCACTTCGACGGATACATCGACGCGGGCGAGACCGGCGACCAGATCGTCGACCGCCTGCTCGACTCGATGCCCCACCAGGTCGTCGCACGCTTCGACCACGACCGGCTCGTCGACTACCGGGCACGCCGGCCCCTGCTGACCTTCAAGCGGGACCGCTGGGAGGACTACGAGGTCCCGGCCATCGAGGTACGCCTCGTCCAGGACACCACGGGCGCTCCCTTCCTCCTGCTGTCCGGCCCCGAGCCGGACGTGGAATGGGAGCGGTTCGCGGCGGCCGTGCAGCAGATCGTGGAGCGGCTCGGCGTCCGCCTGTCCGTGAACTTCCACGGCATCCCCATGGGCGTCCCGCACACCCGGCCCGTGGGTCTCACCCCGCACGGCAACCGCACCGACCTCGTCCCCGGCCACCGCAGCCCCTTCGACGAGGCACAGGTGCCCGGCAGCGCCGAGTCGCTGATCGAGTACCGCTTGATGGAGGCCGGACACGACGTCCTCGGCGTCGCCGCACACGTGCCGCACTACATCGCCAGGTCCCCCTACCCCGACGCCGCGCTGACCGTCCTCGAGGCGATCACCGCCGCCACCGGACTGGTCCTGCCCGGCGTCGCGCACTCCCTGCGCACCGAGGCGCACCGCACCCAGACGGAGATCGACCGCCAGGTCCAGGAGGGCGACGAGGAACTGACCGCGCTCGTCCAGGGCCTAGAGCACCAGTACGACGCCGCCGCCGGCGCCGAGACCAGGGGCAACATGCTCGCCGAGCCCGCGGACATCCCCTCGGCCGACGAGATCGGACGCGAGTTCGAGCGGTTCCTGGCGGAACGGGAGGGCGAGGGCTGA
- the hrpB gene encoding ATP-dependent helicase HrpB yields the protein MIRYDALDALPVRSALPALTHALEGDGTAVLVAPPGTGKTTLVPLVLAGLVGGGPARRVVVAEPRRIAARAAARRMAWLLGERPGESVGFTVRGERAVGRHTRVEVVTTGVLLQRLQRDQELTGVDVVVLDECHERHLDADTAAAFLWDVRQALRPELRLLAASATTDAEGWARLLGGAPVVEASGVAYPVEPVWAPAARTVRPPHGMRVDPALLAHVASVVRRALAEREGDVLCFLPGVGEIARVAGQLGDLGDVDVLQVHGRAPAAVQDAVLAPGRRRRVVLATSVAESSLTVPGVRVVVDSGLAREPRVDHARGLSGLTTVRASRAAGRQRAGRAGREAPGVVYRCWSEAEDGRLPAFPAPEIEVADLTAFALQAACWGDPDASGLALLDPPPGGAMAAARSALAAVGAVDSAGRATAVGGRLARLGVHPRLGRALLDTAGAGAPVVALLSEEVPREYGDDLAAALRRARRGGDAYAGRWTAEVRRLRGVSGESERPAGRRGPEVAAGAGAETGGIGAGPVAGSGGDDGLAGLVSALAFPERVAKADGGSYLMASGTRAEVSDGSGLRGAPWIVVAVADRPAGKGHARVRLGAAVPEDVARAAARALMEEREEVRWADGDVVARRVERLGAIELAVRPLRDADPALVRAALLEGLRQEGPELLRWSPDAVVLRQRLAFLRAHLGEPWPDVSDAALYARVDEWLEPELGRARRRADLARIDAGQALARLLPWASGEAARLDELAPERITVPSGSRIRIDYRDAERPVLAVKLQEMFGLRQTPAVAGVPLLVHLLSPAGRPAAVTADLASFWADGYRGVRAELRGRYPKHPWPEDPAAAEPTRHTNARLRR from the coding sequence GTGATCCGCTACGACGCCCTGGACGCGCTGCCCGTGCGCTCGGCCCTGCCCGCCCTGACCCACGCTCTGGAGGGTGACGGCACGGCCGTACTGGTGGCGCCGCCCGGCACCGGGAAGACGACGCTGGTGCCGCTCGTGCTGGCGGGGCTGGTCGGGGGCGGGCCCGCGCGGCGGGTCGTGGTGGCCGAGCCGCGGCGGATCGCGGCGCGGGCGGCGGCCCGGCGGATGGCGTGGCTGCTGGGCGAGCGGCCCGGTGAGAGCGTGGGCTTCACGGTGCGCGGCGAGCGGGCCGTGGGGCGGCACACGCGCGTGGAGGTCGTGACGACGGGCGTGCTGCTGCAGCGCCTGCAGCGCGACCAGGAGCTGACGGGTGTGGACGTCGTCGTCCTCGACGAGTGCCACGAGCGGCATCTGGACGCCGACACGGCGGCCGCGTTCCTGTGGGACGTGCGGCAGGCGCTGCGGCCGGAGCTGCGGCTGCTGGCGGCGTCGGCGACCACGGACGCGGAGGGGTGGGCGCGGCTGCTGGGCGGTGCGCCGGTGGTCGAGGCCTCGGGTGTCGCGTATCCCGTGGAGCCGGTGTGGGCGCCCGCGGCGCGTACGGTGCGGCCGCCGCACGGGATGCGGGTGGATCCGGCGCTGCTGGCGCACGTGGCGTCGGTGGTGCGGCGGGCGCTGGCGGAGCGGGAGGGGGACGTGCTGTGTTTCCTGCCCGGTGTGGGGGAGATCGCGCGCGTGGCGGGGCAGCTGGGGGATCTCGGTGACGTCGATGTGCTCCAGGTGCACGGGCGGGCGCCGGCCGCCGTGCAGGACGCGGTGCTGGCGCCGGGGCGGCGGCGCAGGGTGGTGCTGGCCACGTCGGTCGCCGAGTCGTCGCTGACCGTGCCGGGGGTGCGGGTGGTGGTGGACTCCGGGCTCGCGCGGGAGCCCCGGGTGGACCATGCGCGCGGGTTGAGCGGGCTGACGACGGTACGGGCGTCGCGGGCGGCGGGGCGGCAGCGGGCGGGGCGGGCCGGGCGTGAGGCGCCGGGTGTGGTGTACCGGTGCTGGTCCGAGGCGGAGGACGGCCGCCTGCCGGCGTTTCCGGCTCCGGAGATCGAGGTGGCCGATCTGACGGCGTTCGCCCTTCAGGCGGCCTGCTGGGGCGATCCGGACGCGTCGGGGCTGGCGTTGCTCGATCCGCCGCCGGGCGGGGCGATGGCGGCGGCGCGCTCGGCGCTGGCGGCGGTGGGGGCGGTGGACTCCGCCGGGCGGGCCACGGCGGTGGGCGGACGGCTGGCCCGGCTGGGTGTGCATCCTCGACTGGGGCGGGCGCTGCTGGACACGGCCGGGGCGGGTGCGCCGGTGGTCGCGCTGCTCTCCGAGGAGGTGCCGCGGGAGTACGGGGACGATCTCGCCGCCGCGCTGCGGCGGGCGCGGCGCGGGGGTGACGCGTACGCGGGGCGGTGGACCGCGGAGGTGCGGCGCCTGCGGGGTGTTTCCGGGGAGTCCGAGCGCCCGGCGGGGCGGCGCGGGCCGGAGGTGGCCGCCGGGGCGGGAGCGGAGACCGGCGGCATCGGCGCCGGTCCGGTCGCGGGGTCCGGCGGGGACGACGGGCTGGCCGGGCTGGTGTCCGCGCTCGCGTTTCCCGAGCGGGTCGCGAAGGCGGACGGGGGGTCGTACCTGATGGCCTCCGGGACGCGGGCCGAGGTGTCGGACGGGTCGGGGCTGCGCGGGGCGCCGTGGATCGTCGTCGCCGTGGCCGACCGGCCCGCCGGGAAGGGGCACGCGCGCGTGCGGCTCGGCGCCGCCGTGCCGGAGGACGTGGCGCGGGCGGCCGCGCGGGCGCTTATGGAGGAGCGCGAGGAGGTGCGCTGGGCGGACGGGGACGTCGTGGCCCGGCGGGTCGAGCGGCTGGGGGCGATCGAGCTGGCCGTGCGGCCGCTGAGGGACGCCGACCCCGCGCTCGTCCGCGCCGCCCTGCTCGAAGGTCTCCGGCAGGAGGGACCGGAGCTGCTGCGCTGGTCGCCGGACGCGGTGGTGCTGCGGCAGCGGCTGGCGTTCCTGCGCGCGCACCTCGGGGAGCCGTGGCCGGACGTGTCGGACGCGGCGCTGTACGCGCGCGTGGACGAATGGCTGGAGCCGGAGCTGGGCCGGGCCCGGCGGCGGGCCGATCTCGCCCGGATCGACGCCGGCCAGGCGCTCGCGCGGCTGCTTCCCTGGGCGAGCGGCGAAGCGGCGCGGCTGGACGAGCTGGCGCCGGAGCGGATCACCGTGCCCAGCGGGTCCAGGATCCGGATCGACTACCGGGACGCCGAGCGGCCGGTCCTCGCCGTGAAGCTGCAGGAGATGTTCGGACTGCGGCAGACGCCGGCCGTGGCCGGGGTGCCGTTGCTGGTGCACCTGCTCTCCCCCGCGGGGCGGCCCGCCGCCGTCACGGCGGACCTCGCCTCCTTCTGGGCGGACGGCTACCGGGGTGTGCGGGCGGAGTTGCGCGGGCGCTACCCGAAGCATCCGTGGCCGGAGGACCCGGCGGCCGCCGAGCCGACCCGGCACACGAACGCGCGGCTCAGGCGCTGA
- the rpsA gene encoding 30S ribosomal protein S1: protein MTSSTETTATTPQVAVNDIGNEEAFLAAIDETIKYFNDGDIVDGVIVKVDRDEVLLDIGYKTEGVIPSRELSIKHDVDPNEVVAVGDEIEALVLQKEDKEGRLILSKKRAQYERAWGTIEKIKEEDGIVTGTVIEVVKGGLILDIGLRGFLPASLVEMRRVRDLQPYVGKELEAKIIELDKNRNNVVLSRRAWLEQTQSEVRQTFLTTLQKGQVRSGVVSSIVNFGAFVDLGGVDGLVHVSELSWKHIDHPSEVVEVGQEVTVEVLDVDMDRERVSLSLKATQEDPWQQFARTHQIGQVVPGKVTKLVPFGAFVRVDEGIEGLVHISELAERHVEIPEQVVQVNDEIFVKVIDIDLERRRISLSLKQANEAFGTDPATVEFDPTLYGMAASYDDQGNYIYPEGFDPETNDWLEGYETQREAWEHQYAEAQQRFEQHQQQVIKSREADAAAAAEGGEAAAPAASGGGSYSSEGADTSGALASDEALAALREKLAGGQS, encoded by the coding sequence ATGACGAGCAGCACCGAGACCACCGCCACCACCCCGCAGGTTGCGGTCAACGACATCGGTAACGAGGAAGCCTTCCTCGCCGCGATCGACGAGACGATCAAGTACTTCAACGACGGCGACATCGTCGACGGCGTCATCGTGAAGGTCGACCGGGACGAGGTCCTGCTCGACATCGGTTACAAGACCGAAGGTGTCATCCCGAGCCGCGAGCTCTCGATCAAGCACGACGTCGACCCCAACGAGGTCGTCGCCGTCGGTGACGAGATCGAAGCCCTTGTTCTCCAGAAGGAGGACAAGGAAGGCCGCCTGATCCTCTCGAAGAAGCGCGCCCAGTACGAGCGTGCCTGGGGCACCATCGAGAAGATCAAGGAAGAGGACGGCATCGTCACCGGTACCGTCATCGAGGTCGTCAAGGGTGGTCTCATCCTCGACATCGGCCTCCGTGGCTTCCTGCCGGCCTCCCTCGTCGAGATGCGCCGTGTCCGCGACCTCCAGCCCTACGTGGGCAAGGAGCTCGAGGCCAAGATCATCGAGCTGGACAAGAACCGCAACAACGTGGTCCTGTCCCGCCGTGCCTGGCTGGAGCAGACCCAGTCCGAGGTCCGCCAGACGTTCCTCACGACCCTCCAGAAGGGTCAGGTCCGTTCCGGTGTGGTCTCCTCGATCGTCAACTTCGGTGCCTTCGTGGACCTGGGTGGCGTCGACGGTCTGGTCCACGTCTCCGAGCTGTCCTGGAAGCACATCGACCACCCGTCCGAGGTCGTCGAGGTCGGCCAGGAGGTCACCGTCGAGGTTCTCGACGTGGACATGGACCGCGAGCGCGTCTCCCTGTCGCTGAAGGCGACCCAGGAAGACCCGTGGCAGCAGTTCGCCCGCACCCACCAGATCGGCCAGGTCGTGCCCGGTAAGGTCACGAAGCTGGTTCCGTTCGGTGCGTTCGTCCGCGTGGACGAGGGCATCGAGGGTCTGGTCCACATCTCCGAGCTGGCCGAGCGCCACGTGGAGATCCCGGAGCAGGTCGTCCAGGTCAACGACGAGATCTTCGTCAAGGTCATCGACATCGACCTCGAGCGCCGCCGCATCAGCCTCTCGCTGAAGCAGGCCAACGAGGCCTTCGGTACCGACCCGGCGACGGTCGAGTTCGACCCGACCCTGTACGGCATGGCCGCGTCGTACGACGACCAGGGCAACTACATCTACCCCGAGGGCTTCGACCCCGAGACCAACGACTGGCTCGAGGGCTACGAGACCCAGCGCGAGGCGTGGGAGCACCAGTACGCCGAGGCGCAGCAGCGCTTCGAGCAGCACCAGCAGCAGGTCATCAAGAGCCGCGAGGCCGACGCTGCCGCTGCCGCCGAGGGTGGCGAGGCTGCCGCTCCGGCCGCGTCGGGTGGCGGTTCGTACTCCTCCGAGGGTGCGGACACCTCCGGTGCCCTGGCCTCGGACGAGGCGCTTGCCGCGCTGCGCGAGAAGCTGGCCGGCGGCCAGAGCTGA
- a CDS encoding DUF3068 domain-containing protein, protein MRRKAGLVLLACAVFCAALSPLLRWYAFPRLARIPAGQYQDMVLEAKDATLLDYGTMRAKKVSKVTIVQTLKGDVEAAKRIERTADRPVVVWDSLSYVQGPDGKMVSRIPERYIFDAHSQDPVHATGETVDGDPVRRDGIEFKWPFLTQKRDYEYFDAQTRTTNPIHYKGTRTFRGLDVYYFEQTIPWTKVPMPKTMPVKGITPESVARTGTTRWYTTVRRFWVEPVTGAPVYGEEIHREELRGGTLLGDRAKVTAFAGHVKMREDYIEHTVALVKHNRTMVLMLTSYLPWGSLILGLLLLALSLCLEARARRPKDPDDPEASETAAPEPVSA, encoded by the coding sequence ATGCGCCGCAAGGCCGGCCTGGTCCTGCTCGCCTGCGCCGTGTTCTGCGCGGCGCTGTCCCCGCTGCTGCGCTGGTACGCCTTCCCGCGTCTGGCCAGGATCCCCGCCGGCCAGTACCAGGACATGGTCCTGGAGGCCAAGGACGCCACCCTCCTCGACTACGGCACCATGCGGGCGAAGAAGGTCTCCAAGGTCACCATCGTCCAGACCCTCAAGGGCGACGTGGAAGCCGCGAAGAGGATCGAGCGGACGGCGGACCGGCCCGTCGTCGTCTGGGACAGTCTGTCCTACGTCCAGGGCCCCGACGGCAAGATGGTCTCCCGCATCCCCGAGCGCTACATCTTCGACGCCCACAGTCAGGACCCGGTGCACGCCACCGGAGAGACCGTCGACGGCGACCCGGTACGACGCGACGGCATCGAGTTCAAGTGGCCCTTCCTCACCCAGAAACGGGACTACGAGTACTTCGACGCGCAGACCCGCACCACCAACCCCATCCACTACAAGGGCACCCGCACCTTCCGCGGCCTGGACGTCTACTACTTCGAGCAGACCATCCCCTGGACCAAGGTGCCCATGCCCAAGACCATGCCGGTCAAGGGCATCACCCCGGAGTCCGTCGCCAGGACCGGCACCACCCGCTGGTACACCACCGTCCGCCGGTTCTGGGTCGAACCCGTCACCGGCGCACCCGTCTACGGTGAGGAGATCCACCGGGAGGAACTGCGCGGCGGCACCCTGCTCGGCGACCGCGCCAAGGTCACCGCCTTCGCCGGACACGTGAAGATGCGCGAGGACTACATCGAGCACACGGTCGCCCTGGTGAAGCACAACCGCACCATGGTCCTCATGCTCACCTCCTACCTCCCCTGGGGATCCCTGATCCTCGGCCTGCTGCTCCTCGCCCTCTCGCTCTGCCTGGAGGCCCGCGCCCGCCGCCCGAAGGACCCGGACGACCCCGAGGCGAGCGAGACGGCCGCACCCGAGCCGGTCAGCGCCTGA
- a CDS encoding nitrous oxide reductase family maturation protein NosD — MRTRTLLTSLLAATAATGGLLLCAGPAPAASTIEVGTSAQLKAALAGAGPGDTIHLADGTYTGNFKATAPGTATARVTLTGSPGAVLTASGGYGLHLNGASYWTVSGLTVTGGQKGIMIDAAKDVVVDGVTVHGLDMEGVHFRTSSTDSLIRNSRIYDTGNDGRGMGEGVYVGTANTLSDRSDRIQILGNTIGPDVGGENVDIKEGTTGARIVGNTFDGSGLTGANFDDSWVDVKGNDVLVQDNTGKNTTNDGYQTHTQRSGWGCGTVFKSNKSTLTGAGGSTRLAIDVTNDSASCRTTVYGNNTVTGGKGLTNIPVTP; from the coding sequence ATGCGCACGCGTACGCTGCTCACCTCCCTGCTCGCCGCGACCGCCGCCACCGGCGGGCTCCTCCTCTGCGCCGGCCCCGCCCCGGCCGCCTCGACCATCGAGGTCGGCACCTCCGCACAGCTCAAGGCCGCTCTGGCAGGCGCCGGGCCCGGCGACACGATCCACCTGGCGGACGGCACGTACACCGGCAATTTCAAGGCGACCGCACCGGGCACCGCCACGGCCCGCGTCACCCTCACCGGCTCCCCCGGGGCCGTCCTCACCGCGAGCGGCGGCTACGGCCTGCATCTGAACGGCGCCTCCTACTGGACGGTCAGCGGGCTGACCGTGACCGGCGGCCAGAAGGGCATCATGATCGACGCGGCGAAGGATGTGGTCGTCGACGGGGTGACGGTGCACGGCCTGGACATGGAGGGCGTGCACTTCCGCACCTCCAGCACCGACAGCCTGATCAGGAACTCGCGGATCTACGACACCGGGAACGACGGCCGCGGCATGGGCGAGGGGGTGTACGTGGGCACCGCGAACACCCTGTCCGACCGGAGCGACCGCATACAGATCCTGGGCAACACGATCGGGCCGGACGTGGGCGGCGAGAACGTCGACATCAAGGAGGGGACGACCGGGGCGCGGATCGTCGGGAACACCTTCGACGGCAGCGGGCTGACCGGCGCCAACTTCGACGACTCCTGGGTCGACGTGAAGGGCAACGACGTCCTGGTGCAGGACAACACCGGCAAGAACACCACGAACGACGGCTACCAGACCCACACCCAGCGGTCCGGCTGGGGCTGCGGCACCGTCTTCAAAAGCAACAAGTCGACATTGACGGGCGCCGGGGGCTCCACACGGCTGGCGATCGACGTCACCAACGACAGCGCGAGCTGCCGGACGACGGTGTACGGCAACAACACGGTGACCGGCGGCAAGGGCCTGACGAACATCCCGGTCACCCCCTGA
- a CDS encoding SPW_0924 family protein, with the protein MRALAAAATGLVLALALVLTISATGAPTGGTSPKPLLTTVPAHP; encoded by the coding sequence ATGCGCGCCCTTGCAGCCGCCGCGACCGGTCTCGTCCTCGCGCTCGCCCTGGTCCTCACGATCAGCGCGACGGGCGCACCGACGGGCGGCACGTCCCCCAAGCCGCTGCTGACGACGGTGCCCGCGCACCCGTAG
- the coaE gene encoding dephospho-CoA kinase, with protein sequence MLKVGLTGGIGAGKSEVSRLLVEYGAVLIDADRIAREVVAPGTPGLTAVAEAFGEDVLAADGSLDRPRLGSIVFADPEKLALLNSIVHPLVGARSQELEAAAADDAVVIHDVPLLTENGLAPLYDVVVVVDATPETQLDRLVRLRGMTEDDARARMAAQASREQRREIADIVIDNDVPLDALRKRVAEVWDDLVRRVPEGAERSGDGP encoded by the coding sequence ATGCTGAAAGTGGGCCTGACCGGCGGCATCGGCGCCGGCAAGAGCGAGGTGTCGCGGCTGCTCGTGGAGTACGGCGCCGTGCTGATCGACGCGGACCGCATCGCGCGCGAGGTCGTGGCACCCGGCACCCCCGGCCTCACGGCCGTCGCCGAGGCCTTCGGCGAGGACGTCCTGGCCGCCGACGGCAGCCTCGACCGGCCCCGCCTCGGCTCGATCGTCTTCGCCGACCCCGAGAAACTCGCCCTCCTGAATTCGATCGTCCACCCCCTGGTGGGCGCCCGCTCCCAGGAACTGGAGGCCGCCGCGGCCGACGACGCCGTGGTGATCCACGACGTACCGCTCCTCACCGAGAACGGCCTGGCGCCGCTCTACGACGTCGTGGTCGTCGTCGACGCGACCCCCGAGACCCAGCTCGACCGGCTGGTGCGGCTGAGGGGAATGACCGAGGACGACGCACGCGCGCGTATGGCCGCACAGGCCTCGCGCGAACAGCGCCGGGAGATCGCCGACATCGTGATCGACAACGACGTACCGCTCGACGCGCTGCGCAAGCGTGTCGCCGAGGTGTGGGACGATCTCGTGCGCCGGGTACCCGAAGGCGCGGAGAGGTCAGGCGACGGGCCTTAG
- a CDS encoding M48 family metallopeptidase, translated as MPETSGSSGRTPETHVIDFRAAEHLLNARDPRGAVKLLDGVIAAYPENTAARLLRARAFFAAAQLRPAELEFTIVLEREPDNAFAHFALARTYERQGRPEQAKRHFRLAAALDPNPQYLKAAHFDD; from the coding sequence GTGCCCGAGACCAGCGGTTCCAGCGGACGTACACCGGAGACGCATGTCATCGACTTCCGTGCCGCCGAGCATCTGCTCAACGCACGGGACCCGCGGGGCGCGGTGAAACTGCTCGACGGAGTCATCGCCGCGTACCCCGAGAACACCGCCGCGCGACTCCTCCGCGCGCGTGCCTTCTTCGCCGCGGCGCAACTGCGGCCCGCCGAACTCGAATTCACCATCGTGCTGGAGCGCGAACCGGACAACGCGTTCGCACACTTCGCGCTCGCCCGCACCTACGAACGCCAGGGCCGCCCCGAGCAGGCCAAACGCCACTTCCGGCTGGCGGCCGCGCTCGACCCCAACCCGCAGTACCTGAAGGCCGCCCACTTCGACGACTGA
- a CDS encoding class I SAM-dependent methyltransferase, whose product MHDPRRVGRKITTREPIIQEPEAHESGESEGFEPEATRRDAGVAESSRANRGWWDRNADEYQVEHGTFLGDDRFVWCPEGLDEVEAELLGPQEDLKDKDVLEIGAGAAQCSRWLAAQGARPVALDLSHRQLQHALRIGGSFPLVCADAGALPFADGAFDLACSAYGALPFVADPRLVLREVRRVLRPGGRFVFSVTHPVRWAFPDEPGPEGLSVSASYFDRTPYVEQDDDGRAVYVEHHRTLGDRVRDVVGAGFRLVDLVEPEWPTWNTSEWGGWSPLRGNLIPGTAIFVCERD is encoded by the coding sequence CTGCACGACCCCCGGCGGGTTGGACGGAAGATTACGACGAGGGAGCCGATCATCCAAGAGCCGGAAGCGCACGAATCCGGGGAATCCGAGGGGTTCGAACCGGAGGCCACCCGGCGTGACGCCGGGGTCGCGGAGAGCAGCCGGGCGAACCGGGGCTGGTGGGACCGCAACGCCGACGAGTACCAGGTCGAGCACGGCACGTTCCTCGGTGACGACCGTTTCGTCTGGTGCCCGGAGGGCCTGGACGAGGTGGAGGCCGAGCTGCTCGGCCCGCAGGAGGACCTCAAGGACAAGGACGTGCTGGAGATCGGCGCGGGCGCGGCCCAGTGCTCGCGCTGGCTGGCCGCCCAGGGCGCCCGTCCGGTGGCCCTGGACCTCTCGCACCGCCAGTTGCAGCACGCCCTGCGGATCGGCGGATCGTTTCCCCTTGTCTGCGCCGACGCCGGCGCGCTGCCCTTCGCGGACGGCGCCTTCGACCTGGCGTGCTCCGCGTACGGGGCGCTGCCGTTCGTCGCCGACCCGCGGCTGGTGCTGCGCGAGGTGCGCCGGGTGCTGCGGCCGGGCGGCCGGTTCGTCTTCTCGGTGACGCACCCGGTCCGCTGGGCGTTCCCGGACGAGCCGGGGCCCGAGGGCCTGTCGGTCTCCGCCTCCTACTTCGACCGCACGCCCTACGTGGAGCAGGACGACGACGGCCGCGCGGTGTACGTCGAGCACCACAGGACGCTCGGCGACCGGGTGCGGGACGTCGTGGGCGCGGGCTTCCGGCTGGTGGACCTGGTGGAGCCGGAGTGGCCGACCTGGAACACCTCGGAGTGGGGCGGCTGGTCCCCGCTGCGCGGCAACCTGATCCCGGGGACGGCGATCTTCGTCTGCGAGCGGGACTGA